A window of the Lolium perenne isolate Kyuss_39 chromosome 7, Kyuss_2.0, whole genome shotgun sequence genome harbors these coding sequences:
- the LOC127311884 gene encoding uncharacterized protein has product MESASEFRLYRGSGEGILEVVRLNAVGPPRAVDGDLHAPEVDGAGAGAGADIFVALVQGGTVVDFARLVFRGGEPTDADGGEDCYSTNKSTSDEDSAAASSVPSRYEVHESPENSFGFGSAGLMVDLEDGQWMNPKWEGEGDDLNAEGIVLPHSASSDTDDSSTKLGQTKLWRSAYHSNSSSDDEDADQDEDKGQHKKHRYQSIKTDDDPKSGDKCNMTDGFSSSSRSATKEDLISEAHDENGFSSTKLGQSKFWRSAYHSNSSSDDEDADQELDQHEDSGQEKKLRYQSIKTDDDPKSGDKCNMSDGLSSSTRSATKEDLISEAHDENGDSSTKLGQSKFWRSAYHSNSSSDDEDADQELDQHEDSGQEKKLRYQSIKTDDDPKSGDKCNMSDGLSSSTRSATKEDLISEAHDENGDSSTKLGQSKFWRSAYHSNSSSDDEDADQELDQHEDSGQEKKLRYQSIKTDDDPKSGDKCNMSDGLSSSTRSATKEDLISEAHDENGDLSIVEQDPYTGKEGQDDDRSVQINARLFPAQKHAIIKIFSGGEWVFTKDYALVWLDLQDMPESTLKVEFGAPFATILGFRNTDYIMDFKINQLKDSSEMLSDVMTLLKPSICDFQIIKKVGGQGACKVFKCLFMGRRCALKSLTQENTCALEPREIEVISNLKDTHVMTFYQAWIEPWAYKGKTEQNYLFIHLEFCPSTLKHALLYKNRHWFPNKWLLFEEILQIVHKLHEAYIVHRDLKPDNIFLDSKLAVRVGDFGDACMGCDELGFYGGGTPNLGTQYYFAPELNSVGKVTEKVDIYSLGVILLEIFAMFGTVVERSTVFRNLSEKGPPESWDGDSELYGMMTALEPDDRPSAAEVLDYIHRHHSE; this is encoded by the exons ATGGAGTCCGCCAGCGAGTTCAGGCTCTACCGCGGATCCGGAGAGGGCATCTTGGAGGTAGTACGGCTGAATGCAGTTGGTCCTCCTCGAGCGGTGGATGGGGATCTCCACGCTCCCGAGGTCGAcggcgcgggcgcgggcgcgggcgcggACATATTCGTCGCGCTCGTCCAGGGCGGCACCGTCGTGGACTTCGCACGCTTAGTCTTCCGCGGCGGTGAGCCGACCGACGCCGACGGGGGGGAGGATTGTTACTCAACAAACAAATCCACCAGCGACGAAGACAGCGCTGCAGCATCGTCCGTTCCGTCAAGGTATGAGGTCCACGAATCTCCGGAAAATTCATTCGGGTTTGGCTCTGCTGGGTTGATGGTTGATTTGGAGGACGGGCAGTGGATGAATCCAAAGTGGGAAGGGGAGGGGGACGACCTGAATGCTGAGGGGATAGTATTGCCACACTCGGCGAGCTCAGATACGGATGATTCGAGCACCAAACTAGGGCAGACTAAGCTCTGGAGGTCTGCCTATCATTCCAATTCCAGCAGTGATGATGAAGATGCTGATCAGGATGAGGATAAGGGGCAGCACAAGAAGCACAGATACCAGTCTATAAAGACTGATGATGATCCAAAGAGCGGGGACAAGTGCAACATGACTGATGGCTTTTCAAGCTCAAGCCGGTCAGCAACTAAGGAGGATTTGATCTCTGAAGCACATGATGAGAATGGCTTTTCAAGCACCAAACTAGGGCAGAGTAAGTTCTGGAGGTCTGCTTATCATTCCAATTCCAGCAGTGATGATGAAGATGCTGACCAGGAACTGGATCAGCATGAGGATAGTGGGCAGGAAAAGAAGCTCAGATACCAGTCTATAAAGACTGATGATGATCCAAAGAGCGGGGACAAGTGCAACATGAGTGACGGCTTGTCAAGCTCAACCAGGTCAGCAACTAAGGAGGATTTGATCTCTGAAGCACATGATGAGAATGGTGATTCGAGCACCAAACTAGGGCAGAGTAAGTTCTGGAGGTCTGCTTATCATTCCAATTCCAGCAGTGATGATGAAGATGCTGACCAGGAACTGGATCAGCATGAGGATAGTGGGCAGGAAAAGAAGCTCAGATACCAGTCTATAAAGACTGATGATGATCCAAAGAGCGGGGACAAGTGCAACATGAGTGACGGCTTGTCAAGCTCAACCAGGTCAGCAACTAAGGAGGATTTGATCTCTGAAGCACATGATGAGAATGGTGATTCGAGCACCAAACTAGGGCAGAGTAAGTTCTGGAGGTCTGCTTATCATTCCAATTCCAGCAGTGATGATGAAGATGCTGACCAGGAACTGGATCAGCATGAGGATAGTGGGCAGGAAAAGAAGCTCAGATACCAGTCTATAAAGACTGATGATGATCCAAAGAGCGGGGACAAGTGCAACATGAGTGACGGCTTGTCAAGCTCAACCAGGTCAGCAACTAAGGAGGATTTGATCTCTGAAGCACATGATGAGAATGGTGATTTGAGCATTGTAGAGCAAGATCCGTATACTGGGAAGGAGGGGCAAGATGATGATCGCTCTGTACAGATTAATGCCCGACTATTTCCAGCGCAGAAGCATGCTATTATTAAAATTTTCA GTGGGGGTGAATGGGTTTTTACAAAGGACTATGCTCTTGTCTGGCTAGATCTGCAGGATATGCCTGAATCCACCTTGAAAGTCGAATTTGGTGCCCCATTTGCTACCATATTA GGCTTTAGGAACACAGATTACATAATGGATTTCAAGATCAACCAACTGAAGGATTCTTCTGAAATGCTTTCTGATGTGATGACTCTGTTGAAACCATCGATTTGCGATTTTCAGATCATTAAGAAAGTTG GTGGCCAGGGTGCTTGTAAGGTATTCAAGTGCTTGTTCATGGGAAGACGTTGTGCTTTGAAATCACTCACTCAAGAAAACACTTGCGCCTTAGAGCCACG GGAGATTGAGGTAATATCAAATCTAAAGGATACACATGTAATGACTTTTTACCAG GCCTGGATAGAGCCATGGGCTTATAAAGGAAAAACTGAGCAGAATTACCTATTCATCCACTTGGAGTTCTGTCCAAG CACTCTTAAGCATGCACTCCTGTATAAGAACAGGCATTGGTTTCCAAATAAGTGGCTTCTGTTTGAAGAGATATTGCAAATTGTTCACAAACTGCATGAAGCTTATATTGTCCATCGAGATCTTAAGCCAGACAACATATTTTTAGATTCAAAATTGGCTGTTCGGGTTGGTGATTTTGGGGATGCGTGCATGGGCTGTGATGAGCTTGGATTTTATGGAGGAGGCACACCCAATCTCGGGACTCAATATTACTTTGCCCCAGAGCTTAATAGTGTTGGGAAAGTTACAGAAAAG GTTGATATTTACTCACTCGGTGTGATATTATTAGAGATTTTTGCGATGTTTGGAACTGTTGTTGAGAGAAGTACTGTATTCCGCAATCTGAGTGAGAAAGGACCTCCGGAGAGCTGGGATGGTGACAGTGAACTATATGGCATGATGACTGCCTTGGAACCTGATGATCGGCCATCAGCTGCGGAAGTCTTG GATTACATCCATCGACATCATTCGGAATGA